A single Balaenoptera ricei isolate mBalRic1 chromosome 13, mBalRic1.hap2, whole genome shotgun sequence DNA region contains:
- the LOC132376736 gene encoding LOW QUALITY PROTEIN: gastrokine-3-like (The sequence of the model RefSeq protein was modified relative to this genomic sequence to represent the inferred CDS: inserted 1 base in 1 codon), whose product MTPTALTLVERRMVVPFTELETVGSRLAGVEISSERVDFQMIRHQNTSDSHPLDGSVGTQGTHVNAFRGMASVRDNNVLNEWDGILDFENSLLEAKLFSKMACVLAKMDEAXPTLDHISKALDHQALKHYPSTRGLTYAVLPSRVKNLAQYGVPIKDVCREVPTYFAQEQKEGTALAIDPNSCFEVQILSLLRLSICGEFPGL is encoded by the exons ATGACTCCAACAGCACTGACCTTAGTGGAGAGAAGGATGGTGGTTCCATTCACTGAGTTGGAGACTGTGGGCAGCAGGTTGGCGGGGGTGGAGATCAGTTCTGAACGTGTTGACTTTCAGATGATTAGACATCAG AACACCAGTGACAGCCATCCACTGGATGGATCTGTTGGGACCCAGGGCACCCATGTCAATGCCTTTCGAGGTATGGCCAGCGTCCGAGACAACAATGTTTTGAATGAATGGGATGGAATCTTGGACTTCGAGAAC TCCCTTCTGGAGGCTAAGCTGTTTAGCAAGATGGCCTGTGTCCTAGCCAAGATGGATGAAG GTCCAACTTTGGACCATATTAGTAAGgccctggaccaccag GCTTTAAAGCATTATCCATCCACTCGAGGCCTGACCTACGCTGTTTTACCCAGCCGGGTCAAGAACTTAGCCCAGTATGGAGTGCCCATCAAGGATGTGTGCCGAGAGGTCCCCACCTACTTTGCCCAAGAGCAAAAAGAAG GTACTGCACTGGCTATTGACCCCAATTCCTGTTTCGAAGTCCAAATTCTGTCCTTGCTGAGACTCTCCATCTGTGGGGAGTTCCCTGGGCTCTGA